Proteins found in one Nerophis lumbriciformis linkage group LG27, RoL_Nlum_v2.1, whole genome shotgun sequence genomic segment:
- the pold4 gene encoding DNA polymerase delta subunit 4 isoform X1, which yields MFKIVSYRTSVVMTTKSGLITDSFKVVKKARKVTKKDKGPIAPSQDTVTETCQHEEQQKLQQFDLDWRFGPSTGISRLQRWERAKLHGLDPPEEIRDLLLQNQTDPEYNLSLWREYPL from the exons ATGTTTAAAATTGTGTCTTACAGGACATCTGTCGTCATGACGACCAAGAGTGGCCTTATAACTGACTCATTTAAAGTCGTGAAGAAAGCAAGAAAAGTGACAAAAAAAGATAAGGGACCCATTGCTCCATCACAGG ACACGGTGACTGAAACATGCCAACACGAAGAGCAACAGAAACTGCAACAGTTTGACCTTGACTGGAGATTCGGGCCCAGTACAG GGATCAGCAGGCTGCAGAGATGGGAGAGGGCAAAGCTGCATGGTTTGGATCCACCTGAGGAGATTCGGGACTTGCTTCTACAAAACCAAACGGATCCAGAGTACAATCTAAG CTTATGGCGGGAATATCCCTTGTGA
- the pold4 gene encoding DNA polymerase delta subunit 4 isoform X2 produces MTTKSGLITDSFKVVKKARKVTKKDKGPIAPSQDTVTETCQHEEQQKLQQFDLDWRFGPSTGISRLQRWERAKLHGLDPPEEIRDLLLQNQTDPEYNLSLWREYPL; encoded by the exons ATGACGACCAAGAGTGGCCTTATAACTGACTCATTTAAAGTCGTGAAGAAAGCAAGAAAAGTGACAAAAAAAGATAAGGGACCCATTGCTCCATCACAGG ACACGGTGACTGAAACATGCCAACACGAAGAGCAACAGAAACTGCAACAGTTTGACCTTGACTGGAGATTCGGGCCCAGTACAG GGATCAGCAGGCTGCAGAGATGGGAGAGGGCAAAGCTGCATGGTTTGGATCCACCTGAGGAGATTCGGGACTTGCTTCTACAAAACCAAACGGATCCAGAGTACAATCTAAG CTTATGGCGGGAATATCCCTTGTGA
- the pold4 gene encoding DNA polymerase delta subunit 4 isoform X3: MMASSAWRSLAYVRVLILRRRYTVTETCQHEEQQKLQQFDLDWRFGPSTGISRLQRWERAKLHGLDPPEEIRDLLLQNQTDPEYNLSLWREYPL, translated from the exons ATGATGGCGTCATCAGCGTGGAGGTCCTTGGCCTATGTACGAGTTCTGATCCTACGACGGCGTT ACACGGTGACTGAAACATGCCAACACGAAGAGCAACAGAAACTGCAACAGTTTGACCTTGACTGGAGATTCGGGCCCAGTACAG GGATCAGCAGGCTGCAGAGATGGGAGAGGGCAAAGCTGCATGGTTTGGATCCACCTGAGGAGATTCGGGACTTGCTTCTACAAAACCAAACGGATCCAGAGTACAATCTAAG CTTATGGCGGGAATATCCCTTGTGA